The genomic window TTCCTCCTGCCTGGCTCCAGGAAACCAGGGCCCGTGTCTTCCTGGAACATGCACTCTCTTGTGTCATGTAAGCGCAAGCAGGCACAGGCCACTCAGGTAAATACCGAGAACTGGAAGGTGTGTATGCAGAAGAGGGCTTGTATGGCTGTTCTGATTTTCCAAGCTTGACCTTTCACAAACCCCATACCTCAAGTCTTTCAGGGAGAGAATGGATAGCCAGGGTCTAAACATTTCCTAACTCAGTGACAGTGGTTACTGACCTGTTAATGGGGCACTGTTTCTAAGTTCTCTAAGTGCAGAGATTTATGCCTCCTGGGCATATGCCATGTCCCCTATAGAATGCCATTTTGTGGAGGAAAACATCCGTGTATAAGCCCGTCTTCCCCCAACTGTCAGAAGCTTTAAAGTTACATTTAATGGGCAGGGAGAAGTCCAGTGTCTCTGTGAGAGTCCAGCCTGACAGATGCTGATCGGTTCTCTGATCTTGCCAACTATAGCGGCTACATCTATAGACTCCATCACCAGCCGGACAGATGCAAgtcttgaggccagcctagtctgccaaacagttccaggctagccaggctgGGAGAGAAGGCTGGGAATGGAGCCTGAGCAGTGGGCAGAGCGCTTACCTAGCACACACAGAACCCTAGATTGATTCTCAGTGCAGCCGAAAGCAGATGTCATAGTGGTAGAATCCCgacactcaggaggcaagagcCTGGAGGCCAACGTGAGCTTCAAGACACACTGTCTACAGGGAAGGAttgagacagggagagaaaaagagaccctgtcaaagaaagaaaaaaaaggatgggAGGGTAGGGAGGGAGAAGCCACCCTTGTAGAAGGTCTGTGAGCTACCCAGCTAGTATCTAAATAGGTGACAGGGTGATTCAGTGAGTTAAAGAATTATGACCTACAGCAGacaatcctcttcctcctcacagaTAAACACAGGAAATACAGTTTCCTAAAATGTGAATGAAAGCCAGGCATCTTCTAGCTCAATGAATTAATTACAAGTCCTTCCTCCCACACCCGATCTCCAACAGCCCCTCACTGACAGCACCATGAAAAGATGAATCTGTTTATATTCCAAATGCTGGTCCCAAGAAAGGTTGTGAACCACTACAATTTAGATAaacttattttattgttataaatttatttttaaaacacatttctaTTCATTGGAAATCCTATTATATTGGCCCAAAAGTGTGCCATGTATAACCAAAACTCCAGCCTATGCACATAAAGTGACCATTAAAGgatctattgttttatttttagcatttgtTTTAGGAAACAACCAAAGAGTCTTGACACGCCACACAGTCTACTTCATTCCAGGCTGTCAAGACTGTAAGTCTGCTGTAGGATTCCCAGAGGTACAGTACCATCAAATGCTCCAGAAAGCACTCCAGTCACTTGCTTTAAGTTAAAACAGTAAATAAGTCAATATTTTAGCAAATCTAAATGTATGAGTTTGGCCCCTTGTGTCTTCAGCGATCCAAGGTTAAGCAATATTGCACCagttaagcaaaaataaatcacgacacctcaaaaaaaaaaaaaaaaaaaaaaaaaaaaaaaaaaaaaaaaaaaaacccacaatgtaGTAAGAAGAAAGTCAATTTAATCATTTACTTTAGCAGGCAAGCAGTGTGTAAACATTTAGCCAGCAGCCGCATCCaacttacaattttaaaaagaactgagATCAGTGATTGtgatttttccttccctttccccaaaagaaaaacaaaaaccaaaccaaaacaaaacccccagcaaaccaaaaagtaaagaaaagattTGGAAATGAATGACTTCAAACGCTACAAACATTGAACATTCGGTTTCGTCTGCTGCCAGCCTCTGTGCATCGTGTCCTGTTTAAAGGGCTCATCTACTCCTAAAAATGCGTTATCTTGTAATAACTTGCAAGTGAGCATCTGCAATCTAGGAAGGTGTCCCTCGCACGTGGAGGTGCCTGCATTcgctgagttcaaatcccattTGCAAAGGGGACAtttacatcttgattcaaagcCTCTTTGACGTCTAGTGGCAGGGTGTCAAACAGTTGGTCTTCTACAACAAGCCCGCTTTTCTTGAGCATTCGACAATGGCCCAGCTGGGCTGGCAGGCGGTCTAGGCAGTTGCCCTTCAGCTCCAGCTGAGTGAGCTGGGACAGCTGACTGATTTTCTCAGGCAGGGAGGCGATACAGTTCTGCCCCAGGTTCAAAGTCCTCAACTTCACACACTTAAACAACTGTTTTGGCAGAATGTCCACCTTGTTCCCTGTGATGTGCAAATGCTGCAGGTTCTGGAGCAAACCTATCTCTATGGGGATCGTGGAAATGTTGTTATAGCTGACGTCTAAGCATCTAAGTTTCTGTAAACTAAACACTGCCACCGGTAAGGACTCGAGCTTGTTGTTGGAGAAGTAGAGGGACTCCAGGTTCTTGACGTGGGTAATGGAGGGAGGAATGGCCACAATTTTATTGTGCCATAATTTTAAGCAAGTCAGTCGCTTCAGATGTTGGAAACTGATGATCTCCTCAATCGTGCGGATGTTGTTTGACTTTAAGTCCAGTTCCTGCAGATTGGAGAGGCTGAAAATGGCGTGCGGAATTCTCTCTAGCTCACAGTTCTGCAGCTCCAGCTCGGCGACATTCATCATCTTCTTCAGGCTGTTCAGTACCAAGAGCTTGGTGCCGTCGTTGTGGATGACGAGCTTTGTGAGGTGCGGAGCCACGTCGGTTATGTTGGAGGGAACTTTGGTCAGGTTACTCTTCACGTGCAGGATCTTGAGGTGCCGCAGCTCTCGCAGAGACTCGAGTCCGATCATCTTATTGTTCTCTGAGTTCAAATTGCCTATTAAGTAGAGCTCCCGCAGGTTTTTGAGCAAATACACCCAGGCGGGGATTTCAGCCACATCAGTGAACTTCACATGAAGGCATCTCAAGTGATCTCGAAGGAAGCTAAAGGCAGTCTGTTCCACCTTTGCAGGGCAGTGGCAGAGGTGGAGCTCTTGGAGGTTAGTCATCTGAGAGATCTTGGCAGGAATTTTTGCTTCGGGAATCAGTTCAAGTTTTAGCACATCCAGGTCTGTGAGGTCAAAGACGGCATCGGGCACCCCCGACAGCATGAACAGGTGCAGCTCCTGCTTGTCCTGGGCATTTCGAGACACGTGCTGCCTGAGTTTCTCAAAAGTCCACTCGTGGTTCAGGCTAATCTCCCTCAGTTTGTTTTCACTGACTTCAGATAAGAACACACCGAAACGCTTGGAGTAGAGCTGGTCGTATTGGTCGACCATGTGCAGGAGGAACGCAAAGTCGTTCTTGACATCCGGTATGTCACTGAAGCTGCTCTCTTCTCGGACTTTCTCAAAGGAATACTCCTTCAGAGGAATCCTGAATAACCAGAAGAGAGTGTAGAGGCAGATAAAGCCATAGACACAGATGATGGAGATGTAACTGATGAGAAGCTTCTTCAACATGTAGGCCATATTGTGAGTGCACTCGAACACCTCGTACCCTGTGAGGTGCTCGACTTTTGGCTTGCAGACGTGCTCGAAGCTGATGGCGTTGACAAAGTTTGCAGTGTAGCAAAGGATAAAAATGAACTTGGCAGTTTTGATGAGCGTTTGGACCACGTAGAGCTTATAGATCAAGTCACTGTCTTCCACATGAGCACGGAATTTCCTCACTTTCTCAAACAGGGCTTTGGCCTGCTCCCCGTCTTTCTTGTCCAGAATAGTCATGCTGGGAACTTCGATCACCGGTTTCTCTGCTGAGAACTTGAAGCCTGTTTTGTTGATCATGGGGGTGCTGGCGCTGGGACTCCCCTCATCGCTGCTGGTGGACACGTGCTTTGGTAGGGTCTGGGCGCCGGTTATCCGCTGTTTGTTCTCCTCAGAGTCTTCACAGGCTGTCTCTGACAGCGCTTTAGTAGTCCAGGGAGATTCAAAACACTTTCCTAATATTGAAACAAAATGCTCAACCTTGGAGCATGTTTTGGGATATTTGAACCAAAAGTTGCTACTGACCATAAGGATGATGGTGTGTATAAGGGCAAGGTATGGAAAGTACTTGGAATACCAAGGAAGGGCCAGATGGTAACACATCTGATTGATAAACACATACTGCTGAAAATCCAAGTTGGTTTTTCGGCCCGTTgggtctctcttctccttcttcgcCTCCTGACTGGGGAAGGTCGACTCTGTGTGTGGATGGGTGGCTTGGAGAGGTATGTCAGGCGTCACAGCAGGTGTGCCAAAGGCAATGTCATTCGTCGTCTGCCCGTTTTGGTCTTGGTGTGTGGCTGTTTCCATCTTGGGGACTTCGGTGGTGACGTCAGCATTCCCAGGTGGAGTGTGCGCCTTTGAATTTGCAGGTGACGGCAACACTGGCAAACAGACCACCTGATCTTTGGTAAGTTGCATGGTCCCTGCAAAGATGGCTACCATCAGCATAACAACCGCCAGGTAATCCATAAACACGTCCCACCATGGCTTCAGAATTCGGTAAGTTGGCTGAATGTCATTAAGCGAAGCAACTTCCGCAAGGGTAAACATTCctgaaaaacataaagaaaacaaagggcGTCACTAGAGACGTCAGTGCAGAGCAGCAGGCAGCGGGACCAAGGAAATCCCATCACAGACGCCATTACGTCACTACAGACGTCACTCAGATGTCACTACAAAGCAGCAGGTAGTAAATCGAGGGAAACCCCACAGAAGGTGTCATTACAGACGTCACTACATACACCATTATGCCATTACAGAGCAAGAGGTATCAGGAAAGAGGAAAACCCCATGCTCGCTCTAACTGACGGCTTCTCACCCCACTCTTATATTTATATCCATGGCAGCTGTAGTAGAAAACAAACTAAAGGAAGAAGGACTGGGTTCGGGATAAGATGTAATGGAGGTCTATGCTAAGTCTCTCGTTGGTCTTGGACCTGAACAGAGGGGGTGTCATTTATACATTAGACTGGCAAGCTCCAATCAGGACTCAAGAACTAGGGCAGGGAACAGGATGACTTCTGTTTGTCTAAGTCCAACGGCCATGCAACCCTTAATCTCTACACAGCTGTATGTTCCCGACTAAGCCCTGTCACTTCCTAAAGGTGTTAGCTCAAGGCCTTGTGTTTGCCGTCTCTGTTTGCAGGGGATAATAATGTCTAAGGATGGCTACAAAGGTTAAACTAGGTAACGAACACAGCTCTTCGCACAGCTCCAGCCGCAAGCATCTGTTAGCGGTTTGTTAGCACACGCTGCCCTGTCATATGGATTCTACAGACAGCTGAAATTAAGGGTCTGAAACTTAGGCATAGTTCAGCTGGGGATGCAGTCCATTTCATAGTGCGGCCtcgaactcatgatcttcctgcctctagctTCTGAGTGTTCTGACAAGTGTATGCCACAGCGTGAGGTTTATCCTGTTAGGAACTGAataaacccaaggctttgtgaaTGCCAGGGAAGCAGTATACCAGCAGATCTGCAACCACAGACCCTGTCCACGTCTCTCCCCACGCACAGGGATGCTCAATGGTTTCATAAGTGATATACCTTTTATGTAATTATGTCAATACAAACCTAAGAACCATAAACGCCTAAACCACCGAGTGAGTTACAGTGTTCTGTGAAAAAAATACACCGAGATTTTGGGGATTGAGTCTGACATACCATCTGGTGCTCTGCTCTCTCAAATACGCAATGGGGTATGACATATACCCCATATGATGATGCCACAGGGTGATGGCATATCTTCCTTCCCCTTTTATTTGGAGTTTGCTGTGACTATCTTAAGTATTTTTACCTTTCACAACTGGCTTGGGAATACAAGCAGGAAGAAGGGTTACCGGAATGACAGTACGTCAGAGTAAAGACATTCAACTCAAGTTCAGATCTGGGTTTGAGGACTGAGTGAGGAATGAATCTTGGCCACTGTCCTGAGAGCACTGAAGACTTGTCTTTAATACCTCCATCACTGCCTCGACATTCTGTGGTCTGTCCAATACACTGAGGTGATTTCCACTTAGCTGTTCCCTCCCTGCAGTTCTCTCTTCCCGGAACTCTTCCTCCAGTCTGTTCAGCTGCCAggcttctgtctccttttcctccAGAAGTTCATGCCTTAGATGTGCTCTTGCAGGCTACAGGACCTCAGTCCAACACTGCCCTACTCAAACCGTTTGCTTGTCTGAGTCGGCTCACACCGTTCTAGCGGGGGCCAGAGCTGTGGTCATTTCC from Arvicanthis niloticus isolate mArvNil1 chromosome 7, mArvNil1.pat.X, whole genome shotgun sequence includes these protein-coding regions:
- the Lrrc8d gene encoding volume-regulated anion channel subunit LRRC8D, giving the protein MFTLAEVASLNDIQPTYRILKPWWDVFMDYLAVVMLMVAIFAGTMQLTKDQVVCLPVLPSPANSKAHTPPGNADVTTEVPKMETATHQDQNGQTTNDIAFGTPAVTPDIPLQATHPHTESTFPSQEAKKEKRDPTGRKTNLDFQQYVFINQMCYHLALPWYSKYFPYLALIHTIILMVSSNFWFKYPKTCSKVEHFVSILGKCFESPWTTKALSETACEDSEENKQRITGAQTLPKHVSTSSDEGSPSASTPMINKTGFKFSAEKPVIEVPSMTILDKKDGEQAKALFEKVRKFRAHVEDSDLIYKLYVVQTLIKTAKFIFILCYTANFVNAISFEHVCKPKVEHLTGYEVFECTHNMAYMLKKLLISYISIICVYGFICLYTLFWLFRIPLKEYSFEKVREESSFSDIPDVKNDFAFLLHMVDQYDQLYSKRFGVFLSEVSENKLREISLNHEWTFEKLRQHVSRNAQDKQELHLFMLSGVPDAVFDLTDLDVLKLELIPEAKIPAKISQMTNLQELHLCHCPAKVEQTAFSFLRDHLRCLHVKFTDVAEIPAWVYLLKNLRELYLIGNLNSENNKMIGLESLRELRHLKILHVKSNLTKVPSNITDVAPHLTKLVIHNDGTKLLVLNSLKKMMNVAELELQNCELERIPHAIFSLSNLQELDLKSNNIRTIEEIISFQHLKRLTCLKLWHNKIVAIPPSITHVKNLESLYFSNNKLESLPVAVFSLQKLRCLDVSYNNISTIPIEIGLLQNLQHLHITGNKVDILPKQLFKCVKLRTLNLGQNCIASLPEKISQLSQLTQLELKGNCLDRLPAQLGHCRMLKKSGLVVEDQLFDTLPLDVKEALNQDVNVPFANGI